ATACGGGACCTTGTACTGTGCCCTCCAGGGAAAATTCACAGCACTCTTGGGATAATGCCTTATGGAAGAGGTTAAGAGTCAGTGTGTGTGGAGGTGCCTGGGTTCTCTTGAATCCACTTATTGGGAATATAGATCTTATGGGAGCCGGAAGCAGGGCTTGTCCCACTCAtagctttctttcctccctcagcTCAATGTGCTTCTCCAGTTCCTACCCTTCCTCAAGTGGGGAACTCAGGACTTCGGATGGTCAGGCCCCAGGTGAGCTTGGTTCTTTGTGTTTTTACCACGTCCCCATTAGTCTGGTCCAGGAATGGCTAGAGGTCTCACCCCCAGGACTCTGCCCCATCTAAGACTGTTCCTGTGGCTCTCCTGCCTCATTGCTTCCCCTGGAGGTAATGGACTCTATCTTGCCCTGGACTTGTCGTTTTTGAGGTGTCATCTCAGCTCCTCTCTCCCACACTTTTGCCCACGAAGAGCCCATACCCTGTGCCCTCTGTACCCCTGATGACTCTGCCTTTCAGGCTGTGAATGTTCCTGAGCGATTGGAGCTTGTCATTCCAGGATACTGTGGCATAAGAGGACCTGTGTGTGGACTATActcagaagaaatggaaatgtcCCGCACTCAGTCAGAGAGCCCTGCAGTGGAACATGATACCGCAAAATGACCATAGCATGGCCTCCTTGGGTAATAGATTCTGTTTCCTAGTCACTTAGAGTCTGCATGCTGCACATTGTCTTTTCTATATTCCTTGtctctttaaactttttattatgaaaatttccaAACACAGATAAACTAGAGTGAATAATATAAGAGCTGGTGTGTGTGAAGCTGCCTGGGTCCTCTTGAATAGGGACCCTTTGCACCCTTCCCTCAGCTTGAACAATGATCAGCATCCTCTTTACCTCATTATTGATTGACATAAGGTGATTTAGGTAGGGTTTTTTGAGTTGTAAGGAATAGAGAGCCACTCAAGTTATTGTAAGTAAGGAGCTGTGAGTCATAGGCTTAAAGGAATGAGAACCCGGAAGAAACTGATCAGCCAGACCAGACTGTGGGAAGCAGGGCCTTGACTCAGGGCAGCCTGGGAGCCTGAGCAGCAAAAGCAAATACATGTTGATGCCTGTGTTCCAGTGTGAATGTAATACAGCTGCTCTCAGTGtatctgttttctctctgcttgTCCTCCTCCTGCTGCCCGTTTTCTTCACTGTGAATCTTTTGTCCTTTTCATAGCTCTTTCCTAATTGTACTTCCTGTTCCCTTATATTTGTCGCTTGCTATGTCTCCTAATGGCTTGACTTCTCTCCATGTGTCACTTCAGATTCCACTGCCACTCATAATTTTGCCCTACTTTCAGTTCCAAATTTCCTGAGAGACAGATTCCTTTTGCTATAGCCATTACCCATCACCTCAGTTGGGCAGAGCTTTGGCCCAAGCCATGGCAGAGGCTGAAGACCAACCTACAGATAAGCTGCCCTTGGATCTAGTACCTGGTTCTGGTCCATTCACTTGCGGTCCATCATGGGATGTTCAGGGTCACTTGCCACAAAGCATGGTTGCCTAAGTGTTCCTCTCTGCAAAGACTGGGGCAGTGCAGTTTCCTGGGAGGGCTTCTTGGCAGGGCAGGTGCTGTGATTGATTCGTATAGGGCAGTAGCCAACTCTGGAAAGGGTGGGCTTAGGAATCACTCACCCAGACATCTTAAACTTTTCATAGGCTAACTGGCACGATGGCTGTGGCCCCAATTCAGATGTGATTGAAAGGAACCCACATTTTGGTGTTTTTCCTTGGCCATGATTGCTCTGCCTTCTCCCAGATTTTGTATTCAGAATTCCAAAAGGCAAATATTTACCTGTTCAGTTCCTTTATATTCTAGAGaatcaaagaaattttaatttatatttcaaatgatTGATATCCCTGTTATCTTTTCTGGGAGTACACAACTGGCTCCTACCAGGCCAATGCTCTGAGGGCCAGTGGCATCCCCACTTTTGGAAATCTGCTGTCTCCTTCAATACTGCCGTCTAGCTTTTCTTAACCGATAGCTTCTCCGAATCTCATTACTGTCCTGTCATACAACATCTCTCCTTTTGTACGCTTTCCTAATCATACCCTCATAGTAGAAATTTCTCAACTCATTCCCATCTTTTCCTTGTCTCTTTCTTATACTTGACTTGAGGTATTTGCCGGCCTTCCCTCTCCCAACATCTTTTCTGAGAACCATGGAACCATATAATGTCATGGTTGGAAGGGAACTCAAAGTTTACCATTTTGCTAAAGAGACATGACATGAGAGTGACTTATATAAGATCACAGCATGCTTTGCAATCCAGTCCCTTGCTTTCCAATGGCCTTTCTGACTTGGCTGTGCTGGCTCGATATCTTTTTTCCACCCTCCTCCGCTGACCAGCTTCTTCTTCCTTGTCCATCCCTAAGATACAATTGAgcattttgctcttgtttttaatGTGTCATCTCATTTCTTAACCACAATGTGACTTTTTTTCAGGTATGTTAGCTCTTTATGATTCTGTTTCTTcaacaggaaaagaaatgagTAAAAGTTGTCGTCTTCTTTCTTTTGGCAGCAGGTAGGAACATGATGGAGAGTTCGGAGTTGATTCCAAAGCAGGAAATTTTTAAAGGATCAGAGTCATCTAATAGCACATCAGGGGGACTCTTTGGGGTGGTTCCTGGGGCAGCAGAGATTGGAGATGTTTGTGAAGATACCTTCAAGGAGTTAGAAGGACATACCACAAATGAAGAAGGGAGCAGACTAGAAAGTGATTTCTTGGAAATAACAgatgaagataagaaaaaatgcacaaaagacaGATATGAGGAATATAAGGAAGTTGGGGAACATCCACATCTGTCCTCCAGTCCTGCTGAACATGAAGGAGTTTTAAAGGGACAGAAATCCTATCGATGTGatgaatgtggcaaagctttttgTTGGAGTTCTCACCTTATTGGCCATCAGAGaatccacactggagagaaaccctatgagtgTAATGAGTGTGGGAAGACCTTCAGGCAAACCTCCCAGCTCATTGTTCATCTCAGAACCCACACAGgggaaaaaccctatgaatgcagTGAGTGTGGAAAGGCGTATAGGCACAGCTCCCATCTCATTCAACATCAGAGACTCCATaatggagagaaaccctataaatgtaatgaatgtgcAAAAGCTTTTAATCAGAGCTCCAAACTCTTCGACCACCAGAGAACCCACACTGGggagaaaccttatgaatgtaagGAGTGTGGGGCAGCCTTTAGTCGCAGTAAAAATCTTGTTCGACATCAGGTTCTGCACACTGGTAAGAAACCTTATAAGTGTGATGAATGTGGGAGAGCTTTCTGTTCCAATAGAAATCTCATTGACCATCAGAGAACCCACACTGGGGAGAAGCCttataaatgtaatgaatgtggcaaagccttcagTCGGAGTAAATGTCTTATTCGACATCAGAACCTCCACACTGGGGAAAAGCCATACAAATgtagtgaatgtgggaaagccttcaatCAGATCTCTCAACTCGTTGAGCATGAgcgaattcatactggagaaaaacctttTGAATGTAGCGAGTGTGGTAAGGCATTCGGTCTGAGTAAATGTCTTATTCGGCACCAGAGACTTCACACAGGTGAGAAGCCCTATAAATGCAATGAGTGTGGAAAATCCTTCAATCAAAACTCATACCTCATTATACACCAGAGAGttcacactggtgagaaaccctatgaatgtcaTGAGTGTGGGAAGGGCTTCAGTTATAATTCTAGTCTTATGGTACATCAGAGAACCCATACTGGGGAAAAACCCTATAAATGCAATAGTTGTGAGAAAGCCTTTAGTGACAGCTCACAGCTTACTGTGCACCAGAGagtccacactggagagaaaccttatgaatgtattgagtgtgggaaagcctttagtCAGCGTTCCACTTTTAATCACCACCAGCGAACTCACACTAGAGAGAAGCCCTCAGGTCTGGCTTGGTCATCATCTTAAGGCATGGTTCTCTGAGACAGAGAGCAAAGACCTTTGAGTTAAGCTTTCTTTATAAGAAGGATGTTGATCATGGTCTCCTTGGAGACCGCTAATCACAGTGGGGACCATACCCTACTTGCTTTTCCTTGGGTCACTAAGGTGGGAGAGTAGGTGCAAGTTAGTCTGATCCTTACTTAGAAATTAGGAAATTAGGGATTACATCTGTCATTAACTTGTaggtttccttccttctcttaaaaaactatttaaaaaatctgtcttgTTAGTATGCATTCCATAATCAGATTCTGCATTTGAAGAACAGCAGTTGTATTATCTTTATTCTATTGCAGTTCCTCCACTGGACCATTTATGTAAAGTCACTTTTAAAGTCATTCTACAAGATTGTTCTTCCCTGCTCCTTGGCTATCTCCTTccacagctatttttaaaatttgtactgtAAGCTACATCCTCTcatcatttttgtgttttctagctagaaaactttttctttctgtttactaATCACTTCCTTCACAATGTTCAAGATTTATGCCATCTCTGAAAGACTTTCTTCTTCAAATAGTTGTTTGTTTAGTTTATACTTCTCAATAGAagtataaagtataaatatataatttggcCTTAATGCTTTAAATTAGCTGGTGCTATGATGTATAACTgttaaatgtttttgtaaattGTTCTCAATCTACAATGTGATATGTGTATCACATATATACagagtatacacatatatagttgtgtatgtgtatactttctttttttgtttttttttgagacagagtctcagtcttgctcttgttgcccaggctggagtgcagtggtgcaatcttggctcaccacaacctctgcttctcgggttcaagcggttcttctgcctcagcctcccgagtagctgggattacaggcatgcaccaccatgcatggctaatttttttttttttttttttttttttgtatttttagtagagatgaggcttctctatgttggtcaggctggtctgaaactcccaacctcgggtgatctgcccatctcggcctcccaatgtgctgggattacagctgtgagccatggcacccagctgcATATGTGTATACTTTCATACCAGCTTGTAAGCTTCTGAGATCAGGTATGGTATCTATTTATTTTAGTATATACATAATAGTTTGAGTATGCTAgttcttaagttttaaaattcaaattgagCCGTCATTAACATGGGCACAGgctcccctctccccatcacATCCACTGCACTAGAAGCTTCTAAAGAAggaagtaggctgggtgcagtggctcacgcctgtaatcccagcactttgggaggccgaggcgggcagatcacgaggtcaggagatcgagaccatcctggctaacatggtgaaaccccatctctactaaaaatacacacacaaaaaaaagccgggcacagtggctcacgcctgtaatcccagcactttgggaagccgaggtgggcagatcacttgatgtcaggagttcgagaccagcctggccaacacggtgaaaccctgtctctactaaaaatacaaaaattaacgaagtgtggtggcgggtacctgtaatgccagttacttggtaggctgaggcaggagaatcgcttgcacctgagaggcagaggttgtaatgagctgagatcgtgccactgcactccagcctgggtgacagagtgagactacatctcaaaaacaaaaaacaaacaaaaaacaccttacAGTCAAAATTTACTGCAAGAAGACTTGACTTTCATGGCTGTAATATAGATGATTGAAAATTTCAACTGGTAGCATTCCTGGATGATTAGAATTCAGAGTGATGAGGTTTTTGGTAAAATAGTAGTATCAAACTAATCAGTTTTCCATATCAGCTAGTCCTTTCTCACTACAACTGCTGTCTTAATTTCAAGATGAGAACCGTGCCTTAATGATCTTCCAGACCATCTTTCCTTCtgcaaagacataagaaacaagaaatattctcagagtattttctttccttctgcagtCCTATGTCAGTCCATGAGCTTGAACCACCTTTCCTTCCACCCTTGCAATAATGGCCCAGTGCTGGTGGACCTTTGACTCTAATGTTCACCCTGTTCTCTTTCCATCCccgagactttttttttttttttttttttttgagatggagtctcactctgtcgcccaggctggagtgcagtggcgcgatctctgctcactgaaagctctgcctcctgggttcacgccattcttctgcctcagcctcctgagtagctgggactccaggcgcccaccaccacgcccggctaatttttttgtatttttagtgaagacggggtttcaccacgttagtcaggatgatcttgatctcctgaccttgtgatccacctgcctcggcctcccaaagtgctgggattacaggcgtgaactaccacacctggcctccatcCCCCAGACTTCTTAACAGGCTGACAGGATCCGCAGTGTGACAAAGGTGGAGGAGGAGGCTAGAGGGGCAATGTCAGTCATGTAACCTGGAGGGGTGATTTTGTGAGCTGTTGTGTATGTTTCAGACaatgcagaagaaaggaaagagttgAGGATCAAGAAAATCAGAATTAAATGTGATTGGGGAGATGTCTCAAAGTCAGAAAGGATTACTGGGGGCCTAAAGTTTTTCAGGGCCTTAGAAACTACtgaacttggctgggcacagtggctcatgcctgtaatcccagcactttgggaggctgaggcagtcagatcacttgagtccaggagtttgagatcagcctggtcaacatgctaaaaccccgtttctactaaaaatacaaaaattatctgggtgtggtggtgcacgcctgtaatcccagctacttgggaggctgaggcaagagaagcacttgaacctgggggacagagattgcagtgagccaagatgacgctactgtactccagccagggcaacagagcgagactctgtctcaaacaacaacaacaaaagcacaaaactGAACTTAAGACACAGCTGGAATTTTACCATTtgtgaatatgtattttaaatgttttcagcttgtttttttgtatttttttccattttcctttaaaagataCGCAGATAGGACTTTTTCCTCTTTAAGTGTCTTATTTTGGGAGCCTCCAGATTTCAGGGAAGAGCCCCACACCATATGAGTACACGAGTTGGACATTTCTGGTTCCCTGCCCTGAATTGGACATTGCCAGTCATGTCTGCAGAACTCTCCTGCCTGTTGGAAGCTGCAGTTTTACTTTCTGGTTCTTGTCTGTTCATCCCCTACCATACTAAACCCCTAGAGTGTGGGAATGTGCACCATTCCTAACTATATTAACTCACTACCACCAGTCTGGTGTGGGTGCTCAGTACAAGTGAATCCTGAAAAAGCCTCAGGCTCTTGGATGGAGGAAAATTGGCTGCATTTGAAAGCCATACTTCAATTTCTATTGGTCATTGCTAGTATAAACTTTAATTattgatttaaacattttatctgGATCCAATTATGTCGATACATTATTTTTAGGTTTAATAGTTTGTTAGATTCATTTCCTAGCTTTTCTaggtttataataaataatttatttgtcttttaatttgatGTCACTTATGTTATGCATTAGCAAGAACTTCGAAAAACATGGAACAGTAGATGTCTTTCTCTTAACTCTCGGGGGAATGTTTTTAGTCTTTTGCAATTTCATATGGTGTTCATTGTTGGATTCTGATGTTCTGTTGCATTTAGGAAGTTTCCTTCTAATCTTATTTCTAGAAGAAGCTGTGTAGtttagtggttaagagcatagaTTTTGTTCCCAGTgccctaggttcaaatcctgagtCCACCACTTTCTTAggtgtgtgaccctgggcaaatcaCTTAGCTTCCTTGTATCTTAGTtcctccatctataaaatggagccACTTCACAGAGTTGTGAGGAATACATTATTGTAACAATGCTGGGCACACAGTGCACAGTTTcccaattattattatacttagagttttgtttttgtttttttttttttagacaaggtctccctctgttgctcaggctggagtgtagtgatgtgaccATAGGTCAcctcagccttgaactcctgggctcaagggatgctcctgcctcaacctcccctgtagttaggaatacaggcatgtgccaccacgcccaagtttttatttttattttttgtagagatagggtttcgctgttttgctcaggttggtcttgtggtcctggcctcgagcaatc
This window of the Theropithecus gelada isolate Dixy chromosome 2, Tgel_1.0, whole genome shotgun sequence genome carries:
- the ZNF852 gene encoding LOW QUALITY PROTEIN: zinc finger protein 852 (The sequence of the model RefSeq protein was modified relative to this genomic sequence to represent the inferred CDS: substituted 1 base at 1 genomic stop codon), coding for MVRPQDTVAXEDLCVDYTQKKWKCPALSQRALQWNMIPQNDHSMASLGRNMMESSELIPKQEIFKGSESSNSTSGGLFGVVPGAAEIGDVCEDTFKELEGHTTNEEGSRLESDFLEITDEDKKKCTKDRYEEYKEVGEHPHLSSSPAEHEGVLKGQKSYRCDECGKAFCWSSHLIGHQRIHTGEKPYECNECGKTFRQTSQLIVHLRTHTGEKPYECSECGKAYRHSSHLIQHQRLHNGEKPYKCNECAKAFNQSSKLFDHQRTHTGEKPYECKECGAAFSRSKNLVRHQVLHTGKKPYKCDECGRAFCSNRNLIDHQRTHTGEKPYKCNECGKAFSRSKCLIRHQNLHTGEKPYKCSECGKAFNQISQLVEHERIHTGEKPFECSECGKAFGLSKCLIRHQRLHTGEKPYKCNECGKSFNQNSYLIIHQRVHTGEKPYECHECGKGFSYNSSLMVHQRTHTGEKPYKCNSCEKAFSDSSQLTVHQRVHTGEKPYECIECGKAFSQRSTFNHHQRTHTREKPSGLAWSSS